Part of the Elusimicrobiota bacterium genome, TCAGAAGGTATTGGCCGGCCGGGCTATTTTTGGGGATCGATCCGGCGGGCGAGATATGGTCCGTGGTGACCGAGTCTCCCAGCACAGCCAGGACCCGCGCGTTCAAGAGGTCCTTCAGCGCGCCGGGTTCCCGTTTCATGTCCTCGAAGAAGGGCGGATTTTTGACGTAGGTTGAAGCCGGTTCCCAGGTATAAAGCTGTCCTTTCAGGGTTGGGAGGGATTTCCAGTGGTTGTCCCCTTCAAAGACACCGCTGTACGCGCGGGTATACATCTCCCGGTTGACCTGGACCAGCGCCTGCTGAATCTCTTCGGAGGTCGGCCATAACTCTTTCAGATAAACCGGTTTGCCTTTGGCATCGGTACCCAGGGGTTCCTGGTAAGGGTCAAAGTGGATGCGTCCGGCGATCGCGTAAGCGACCACCAACGGCGGCGACGCGAGGTAATTGGCTTTCACCAGAGCATGAATGCGGCCTTCAAAGTTCCGGTTGCCGCTCAAGACCGCCACCGCGGTGAGATCCCTTTGGCGGATGGCTTCAAGGACGGATTCCTGAAGGGGCCCGCTGTTGCCGATGCAGGTGGTGCAGCCATAGCCGACCAGATGAAAGCCCAGTTGTTCCAGATAGGGCATGAGCCTGGCGGCTTTCAGATAATCGATGACGACTTTGGAGCCGGGAGCCAGGCTGGTCTTGACCCAGGGTTGTGTTGATAATCCCCGTTCAACGGCTTTTTTCGCCAGAATCCCGGCGCCGAGCATGACCGACGGGTTTGAGGTGTTGGTGCAGCTCGTAATGGCGGCGATGACCACGGAGCTGGTGGACGATGGGAAGCTCCGTTCCCAGGAGCTCTTGATATCTTTCAGAGCGACCCGGTCCTGGGGACGTTTGGGGCCGGCGAGCGAGGGCTCGACCGTTCCTAAATCGAGTGACAGCGTGTCCGAGAACTCCTGTTCCGGCTGGGAGTCGCTCCGGAAAAGCCCCTGGGCTTTGGAGTAGGCTTCGACGAGGCGGATGAGTTTAGGTGGACGGCCGGAGAGCTCCAGGTAGCGGAGCGTCTGCTCATCGATGGGGAAAAACCCGATCGTGGCGCCGTATTCCGGAGCCATGTTCGCGAGGGTGGCCCGGTCCGGCAGGCTCAAGAAGCGAAGGCCGGGTCCGTAAAACTCCACGAATTTCCCGACCACGCCTTTTTTGCGCAGGATCTCGGTCACCGTCAGGACCGCATCGGTTGCGGTCGCTCCGGCCGGGAGTTGTCCGCTCAACCGCAGTCCAATGACCTCCGGAATCAGCATCGACAAAGGCTGGCCCAGCATCGCGGCTTCCGCTTCAATGCCGCCGACGCCCCATCCGACCACACCCAGTCCGTTGATCATCGTGGTGTGCGAGTCGGTGCCCACGAGCGTATCCGGAAAAGCCTGCCGCTGGCCGTTCCCCTCACGCGTCAGAACCCCTTGCGCGAGATATTCCAGATTCACCTGATGCACGATGCCGGTTTCGGGGGGGACCACGCGAAAATTCTGGAAGGCGTTCTGGCCCCAGCGCAGAAACGCATAGCGTTCGTGGTTGCGCTGAAACTCTAAATCGGAGTTGTATTGAAAGGCATCGGCTGAACCGAACCGGTCCACCTGAACCGAGTGGTCAATCACCAGATCCACGGGAACCAGCGGGCTGATGCGCTCCGCTTTTCCGCCGAGACGCTTCATGGCGTCCCGCATCGCGGCCAGATCAACGATGGCCGGAACACCGGTAAAATCCTGCATGAGAACGCGCGCCGGGGAAAAAGAAATCTCCTCATCGCCCTGGCGTTCCCGTCGCGGCCGGGACAAGGCCTGGATCTGTTCCGGACGAACCCGGCGGCCGTCTTCATTCCGAAGCAGGTTTTCCAGCAGGACTTTTATGGAGAAAGGCAGGCGCGACACATCGCACCCCTGCTTTTTGGCGAAGGTT contains:
- a CDS encoding aconitate hydratase, coding for MNTRAHNTFDCRQTLSVDGESFDIYSLETFAKKQGCDVSRLPFSIKVLLENLLRNEDGRRVRPEQIQALSRPRRERQGDEEISFSPARVLMQDFTGVPAIVDLAAMRDAMKRLGGKAERISPLVPVDLVIDHSVQVDRFGSADAFQYNSDLEFQRNHERYAFLRWGQNAFQNFRVVPPETGIVHQVNLEYLAQGVLTREGNGQRQAFPDTLVGTDSHTTMINGLGVVGWGVGGIEAEAAMLGQPLSMLIPEVIGLRLSGQLPAGATATDAVLTVTEILRKKGVVGKFVEFYGPGLRFLSLPDRATLANMAPEYGATIGFFPIDEQTLRYLELSGRPPKLIRLVEAYSKAQGLFRSDSQPEQEFSDTLSLDLGTVEPSLAGPKRPQDRVALKDIKSSWERSFPSSTSSVVIAAITSCTNTSNPSVMLGAGILAKKAVERGLSTQPWVKTSLAPGSKVVIDYLKAARLMPYLEQLGFHLVGYGCTTCIGNSGPLQESVLEAIRQRDLTAVAVLSGNRNFEGRIHALVKANYLASPPLVVAYAIAGRIHFDPYQEPLGTDAKGKPVYLKELWPTSEEIQQALVQVNREMYTRAYSGVFEGDNHWKSLPTLKGQLYTWEPASTYVKNPPFFEDMKREPGALKDLLNARVLAVLGDSVTTDHISPAGSIPKNSPAGQYLL